The nucleotide window AGCTTCAACAGATACGTTGCGCGCATGTGCGTATTCTACTACTTTCTTTGTAGTCTCTACGTTCTCATCGAATGGATGGTGAGAAGCATCGATCATAACAGATGTAAAACCTGCATCAATCGCTTCTTTACATTTATCGAAGCTAGAACCATGGTCCAAGTGAATTGCTACAGGAACCGTGATTTTCATATCTTCCATTAAACCTTTAACCATCATAACAGTTGTCTTGAAGCCGCCCATGTGACGAGCTGCACCTTCAGACACACCAAGGATGACAGGAGATTGCTCTTGCTCAGCAGCAGCTAAGATCGCTTGCGTCCACTCCAAGTTGTTGATGTTGAATTGACCGACAGCGTACTTACCTTCCAATGCTTTATTAAGCATTTCTTTCATGGAAACTAAAGGCATGTTGAATCCTCCTAGAAAAACAAATTTTACATCCGATACATTCCTGTATAGTTTTAGCAACCGCAAAAAAAATATGTATTGAATGATACCGGACTTTTTTCTACATTACATAGGATACCAACTTGACCAAGAAAACTCAACTGAATTCACCCGGAAAGCCCAGTATGAAAGCGTTTTTTCGTAATTATTTTCTAAATTTGACACATCATTATGCATTTACAGTAAGTTCTTGTCTTACTGCCTCACGCATCTCATCAATATCAAATGGCTTTGCAAAATGCATAATCGCACCGTGATCCTTTGCCTCTTGAATCATATCAAGCTCACCATATGCTGTCATCAAAATAACTTTAATATCTTGATCAATTGCCTTTACTCGCTTTAAAATCTCGATTCCATCCATACCTGGAATTTTCATATCTAATATCACAAGATCAGGCTTGTCCTTCATTACAATATCAATAGCCTGAAAACCATTGGCTGCCTGTGAAGTCTGGTAACCTTCCTTTTGAAACACTTCATTTAATAAAATACGAATACCGTATTGATCATCCACAATTAAAATTTTCCCTTTCATTTTCCCCACAGCCTTTCAGTTGATAAAATATAATGTATCCTAATTCTTCAGTTTCAAACTATTTCTCTTTTTGGTATTGAATTTCCTTCTTATCTTAATTGTATACCTTATTATTTCAGATTTTAAGTGAAATTTTTTATAATAGGTATACAAGTAGAAAAACAAATGATTTCAGCTGAGAGAGAAGAATGGGTATTGTATAGCTGCGGTCAGTGCTTACATGGTTTTAGGGCATATGCATGTCATATGTATCGCATACTGATGTAGTAAAACGAACAGCATGACCTCATAGATATTGGTAAAAGGAGAACGAAGGATGTTAAAGATATTTTCAACGCAAATTAGCGGCTATTTTAAGCGTATTGCGGAACAGGAAGAGATGAACATAGAGGATGGCGCTCGCATTTTAGCGCAGGCCTTAGTGGGGGACGGACACATTCACATATACGGCTCGCACGAAATGCAGGCTGTAGTAGCAGAAGCTCTGTACGGTGCCGAACCACTGCAAGGTGCCCAAGAACTATGCGTAGATGAAGTAACGTATGCAGACCGCATTATGATTGTAAGCCGCTTTTCTACAGACAAAGAAGCGATTTCTCTGGCAAAGCGATTACAAGAGGAGGGTCATGCGATTGTGGGCATTTCTGCCGTACAAGAAGGAACGGAGTCTCTTGAGCAATATGTGGATGCTCATATTGATACAAAACTTTTGAAAGCGTTGATTCCCGATGATGAGGGTGTGCGTTATGGCTTTCCAAGTAGCATTATTGCTTTGTTTGCCTACTATGGTCTTGCGTTTACAGTAAAAGAAATTTTATCTGAGTATTAATAAAAGCATGGCAGCTGCCATGCTTTTATTGTGCTTGCATCCATTCTGCTAATGCAGAACCAATTCGAGCTTGTATATAGCCAGCATGCGCTACATCCTGCAAGTCAGACATGAGCACCGCTACATACAATGTACATGCGCCGCGGCGGAAGCGAGCCGCGTCATGTAACACGCCGCGCACGCTTCCTGTCTTGTTGGCAATCTCGACATCGCTATACTCTAAAAGTCCCGGTAACTGACTGCGAAATTGCTGCTGCAGAAGCGGGGCGTAGAACGCATCACGCTGCGGCGAATGATCGGCAACTCGCAACAGTCTCACCATATCTGCTGCACACGTTACATTGTCACCGCCTGCTTCTTCTGGGCTTTGCATCATATAGCGTTGCAGTGCGGTCTGCGTAAGCCCTGCTTCCGCTATAGAACTTTGAATAGCTGATTTACCAATTCGCTCAATGAGCCAGTTGGTGGCTGTATTGTCAGATACGTTAATCATCAGGGTTAATAAGTCTCGTACGGTAAGCGTCGCACCGGAAGATAAACTGTCAATAATACCGCTACCACCTACTTTAGCTAATGTATGGGGAAGAACTTGCTCATTCTGATTAAGCGGAAGCCCCGCCCATAAGATAGGCATTTTAATTAGACTTGCCGGCACATGTAATGCTTCCGCATGATAAGCATATGTATAGGCCCCTTCTATACACAAGCTTACGCGTCCATCCACTTTTTCCAATAACAACGTTACTGTTTCATGTAAGTTATTCATTATATCACCCTGCGAATTGCGCATAATTCCTCTGCATAAATACCTTCAATCGGAATGACCTCAATACACTTACCTGTTTTAGGAGCATGCAGCATCTGCCCTTCTCCAGCGTATACAGCTACATGATGAATAGCACCCTTGCCATTCTCATAGGCAAAGAACAATAAATCACCCGGTTGCATATCTGCGCGTTCAACTGCCTCTCCCGCTTTTGCTTGATCATGCGCATCACGCGGAATGTCTACGCCGACAGAACGAGCTAGTGTATACGTGAATCCGGAGCAATCATATCCAAAAGCACTCGTGCCGCCCCACAGATACGGCAAGCCAATAAACTGTTTTCCATTAGTAAGTAAATCGGCTCCTGCCGCTCCATTTTCTCGTTTTGTTTTTCGCAAGCCGTCAGGTGTCATTAAAAACACCCAATCTCCTTCTTCTTTCACGAGCGGAAGCACTGTTTGATACACAATTCGTTGTTTCTCTCGTTCTTCCTCATCAAATAACTCCGCCTCTGGTACAGTAATAACAAAACGCTCTCCCTGCAGATTTCCTTCACGAAGCTGCCCTTTATACATCCAGCCTGGGTAACCTTTTTTATCCTTAGAAGAGGACTGAGATAACACACGTACCTCTGCCCAATCTCCCTCTTCTTTCACGATTTCTACTTCATCGCCAAGAAGCACCTGCGTTTGCAGTACATTTTCCTTCCATAACTGCATGCGCCCCTCCAAGGTTAAACTTTCTGTCCATTCCTTCATCAATCCTTGCTCTGACAAAGCAAGCTCATAACCTTCTACAGGCTTCGTCCATACATTCGCTACTGGTACCCTTACTAGCATTCTTTTCCCTCCCCTAGCGGAAACACCACCGCCGCGGCGATGGTGTTTCTTTCATTTTAAGTCAGCCCACTTCAACTCTAAATAACCAACAGGATGACGGACAACGCCCGTTACTTTTTCTTGTTGCAAGTACACTTGATTGTAGAAGTAAAGCGGTACAATTGATGCGTCCTTCATCAGTAGCTTTTCAGCTTCATATAAATATTCAAAGCGTTTTTTCTCGTCGCCTTCTTTTTTGGACTTAGCGATTAATTCGTCAAACTGCGTACTGCTCCAGCTTGTGCGATTCATAGAGTTGTCTGTCGTGAAGTTTTCCAAGAAGTTAACCGGATCACCGTAATCAGCTAAGAAAGAGCCTCTAGAGAACTGGAATTTGCCTGCTTTTTGCTCTGTAGAAAACACATTCCATTCCATATTCGCTAGCTTAATATCCACACCAAGTGATTCTTTAATCATCTGTTGAATCGCTTCAGCTACCGGTTTATTTGTATCGCTTGTGTTGTATGTCAGCGTTACTTCAGGTAATGTTTTATAATTTTCTTCTTTCATTCCTTCTTCTAACAGCTGTTTCGCTTTTGTCGTATCTGTTTTCAACAGGTCTCCGCTCGTTTGACGGAAGTCTTTCCCGTTCGCATCTTTAAAACCAAACCCAACAAACCCGTATGCTGGTTTTTGTCCTGCACGCTTTACGTATTGTGCAATTTTCGCCTGATCGATGCTCATCGCAAATGCTTGACGAATCTTAGCATTTTGGAACGGCGCTTGCTTTAAGTTAAAACGATAAAATTCTATACCGGCTTGATCTTCAGCTTTTGCTTCACCATCTTTCAGAAGCTTTTCAGCTAATTCTGCAGGAACGCTAGAAACATCAAGCTCACCTGTTTTATACATTTGATACTCTGTTTTTACATCGTTAACCATCGCCCATTTAATCTCATCTAGCTTAACGGACTTATTGTCCCAATAGTGTTTGTTTTTCTCGAATACCATTTCACTGCCATGCTCCCACTTTGTTAGCTTGAATGGTCCATTGCCAACAAATGTAGCTGCTTCTTTAAACCAGTTTGGATCCTTCTCCACAATCTTTTGCGGTACCGGGAAGAAGGATGGGTTAGAAATAACGCTCAAGAAAAATGCCTGCGGGCTTGTAAGCACAACCTCAAGCTCGTAATCACCAACAGCTTTTATTTTCACGTTATCAACAGACCCCTTGCCTGTATTGTACTCTTCGGCACCTTCAATAAAATAAGCAAGGAAAGCAGCGGAAGATGCAAGCTCAGGGCTCAACATGCGCTTCCAGGCAAACTCAAAATCTTTTGCAGTGACAGGTTCGCCATTTGACCATTTGGCATCTTTACGTAGCTTGAATGTATATGTTTTCCCATCCGGTGATACCTTCCAGCTTTCAGCCGCAGCAGCCTCCGGTTTATGTGTTTTTCCAAGACGGGTCAGCCCTTCACCCAAGTTGTTCAGAGGTACCCAAGATACATTGTCAAAACCGATTGGCGGATCAAAGCTTGTTGGTTCTTTCCCATTGTTCAGACGCAATACCTTTTTCTCTGCTTTTCCTTTTTCCGTTGTTGCTGTTTCCTGCTTTGCCGTACATCCTGCAGACACTGCTAACATTGTTGCCATGACAATCGCAAACCCTTTTTTCATCGTAATCCCCCTTTAATTAGAATATTTCTTTCATGAAAATCAGGAAAAAGATTCTTTGCCCGCTCATCGTGGAGCCAGCAAGAAGCTTCTTGTCCTCTATTTTGGAACACAGGTGGTTGCATTGCTGCACATATATCCATCGCATAGGCACATCTGTCTACAAATCCGCAACCACGAGGCGGCTGAAACAAGTCTGGAGGTGTCCCCGGTATACTTTCTAAAACGCCTCCTTGCCTCCGCATATGAGGCACACTTTTTAGCAATGCCCTGGTGTATGGATGGGCAGGATTTTTAAATAAAGATTCGCTGTTGCCTGTCTCAACAATTTTTCCTGCATACATGACCATAACGCGGTCTGCTACTTGCGCTACGACACCAAGATCATGCGTGATTAGTAAAACAGATAGATCCAGCTTTTCTTTTAAATCTTGGAGCAACTCCAAAATTTGCGCCTGAATGGTTACATCTAGTGCCGTTGTTGGCTCATCCGCAATTAATAAAGTCGGATTACACGCTAGCGCAATCGCAATGATAATGCGCTGTCTTTGTCCACCGCTAAACTGGTGCGGATATTGATTGAGGCGACCTTTACCGTTGTCAATGCCAACTAAGTCAAGTAGTTCAAGTGCTTGATTACGTGCTTGCTTCTTCGTAAAGCCAAGATGAGTAATCATCCCTTCTGTTAACTGCGTTTCTACAGTAAGCGTCGGGTTCAAACTCGTCATAGGATCTTGAAAGATCATTCCCATCCGGCGACCTCGTAACTGCCGCAATTCTTTCGGAGATAACCGCATCACATCTTGCCCTGCAACGTGAATATGCCCTTCCATGCGAACATTCTTATTCATATGCGTCATGCCAAATATGCTTTTAGCAGTCACAGATTTTCCGGATCCTGATTCGCCGACAAGCGCAACAGTTTCACCGCGTTCAATTGAAAATGATACGTCTCGAACAGCGTGAACAAAGCCTCCGTAAGCTAGAAATGAGACATTTAATCCTTTTACATCTACAAACGACATATTAATCCCCCTTTCTAAGCTTCGGATCTAAGGCATCCTGCAATCCGTCGCCGAGAACATTGAATGCAAACATCGTAAGTGAGATGAAAAATGCCGGAAAGAACAATCGCCACCACTCGCCTGTTAAAATTGCCGACAAGCCATCATTCGCAAGTACACCCCAGCTCGCAAACGGCGCCTGAATACCAAGACCGAGAAAGCTTAAAAAAGACTCTGCGAAAATAGCCGCAGGTACAGACAAGGTCATATTTACTAAAATAGGGCCAACTGTATTCGGAAGCAGTCCCTTTCGTAAAATATGCAGCGTGCTTCCTCCTAATGTTTGAGAGGCTAAAATAAATTCATAGGAGCGCAACTGCATCACCTGTCCACGCACAATACGTGCCATACCCACCCAGCCGGTGATAGTAAGAGCGATCAGAATGGTATGTAAGCCCGGTCCCATTGCGACCATTAGTAAAATAACAACCAGTAGATATGGAATTCCATATAAAATTTCAACAAACCGCATCATATAGTGATCGGTTTTTCCGCCTTTGTATCCTGCAATACCTCCGTACAATACACCGATGGTCATATCAATAAGTGCAGCGACAACCCCTACAAACAAGCTGATACGCGCCCCATACCATACTCGCGCAAATAAATCCCTTCCTAATTCATCTGTGCCAAACCAATGCTTACTGCTTGGTGCCTGGCTGCCTTCTACGACATTTTGATGCGCCACATCATAAGGAGAGATGATTGGACCTAAGACAGCTCCAATCAATAAAAATAGTAAAAATCCGAGACCTGTTAAAGCTAACTTGTTACGCTTTAGCCTTCTCCACCCATCCTTCCAATAGGATAATGAAGGCCTAACCACTGCTTCTACATTGCCTTTTTGTGTTCGTTTGACAAATAAAGCTTCCATATTTTCCATGATGATTCACCTCACTTTTGCTGATGAAGCTTAATGCGCGGGTCAAGCAGACTATATACGAGGTCCACTAATAGCAACATAACAATCAGCAAAATACTGTAAAAAACCGTTGTTCCCATAATGACGGAATAGTCGCGATTATTAATACTTTCCACAAAGTACTTGCCCATGCCCGGAATCGCAAAAATTTTTTCAATGACAAAGCTGCCCGTTAGAATACTCGCAACTAATGTACCTAGCACTGTCACAACAGGAAGCATCGCATTTTTTAGTGCATGAACCACAACAATACGTACAGGGTGTAGTCCTTTTGCTTGTGCAGTCTGGATATATTCCTGTGTAAGCACCTCGAGCATGCTGCTTCGTGTCAACCTAGCAATAATTGCCGTTGGACCAGTAGCCAAAGAGAGCGTAGGCAAAATCATATGCTTCCAGCTTGTCCAGGTAGCGACGGGTAAAATGCCCCAATTCACTGCAATTTGCTGGATAAGAAAGGTTGCCATAATAAAGCTTGGTACGGAAATGCCGATTACCGCCAATGTCATTGCTAGATAATCAATAACACCATTATGACGAAGCGCAGCAAGTACCCCGAGAGAGACACCTGTCAAAACGGCAAGCAACACTGCGTACGTGCCAAGCTCGGCACTTACCGGAAATCCTCTAGCAAGCAACTCATTCACCGACGTATCAGATTGCTTCATACTAATTCCGAGATCTCCTTGAGCGAGAGAAGACAAATAATAAAAAAACTGCATGTAAAGCGGTTCATCCAAGTGGTACCTGGCATTCAAGTTAGCCATGATTGCTTCGTTTGTTGCTTTGCCGCTGTCTTCATTAAAAGGTGAACCGGGCACACTGTGCATTAAAATGAAGGTTAGCGTTACGATGACAAGCAGCGTAAACAACATGGAAATGACACGCCGAATCAGGTAGTGAACCATAAAAGTCCCCCTTTCTAGTTGGTTGTTCTATTACAGCAATCGGGATAAAATAACGTGAGGTTATATTCTGGATGTGTAAATGGAAGGGTGTTATGTAGATTATACTAGAAAGAGACACAATTTTACATAAATTTTATAAAATATTCTAAATATTATAAATAATATGGATTTTTTATGATTTGAGGCAGATTTCTATCCGTTGGACATGCAGTCCTGCAATTTCAAATAAAAAAATCCGAGGCTTAGCCTCGGATTATTTACTTTCCTTATGAATAAGAGACGCATGCACGAAGTCGCGGAACAGTGGCTGCGGTCTTGTTGGACGTGATACAAATTCCGGATGGAACTGAGATGCCACGAACCAAGGGTGGTCTTTTAGTTCGATAATTTCTACTAAGCGACCGTCAGGGCTTGTACCAGAGAATACGAAGCCTGCTTTTTCCATATCTTGACGGAATTGATTATTGAACTCATAACGGTGACGATGACGCTCGTATACAACAGGCTCACCATATGCGTTGAAAGCTTTTGTTTCTTCAGCAAGCTTACAAGGGTATAAACCAAGACGAAGTGTACCGCCCAAGTCCTCTACATCCTTTTGTTCAGGAAGAAGGTCAATAATTGGATACTTCGTATCCGGATTGATTTCAGAAGAGTTTGCTCCTTCTAAACCAAGCACATTACGCGCAAACTCAATAGAAGCCAACTGCATACCTAAACAAATACCTAAGAATGGTACGTTGTTTTCACGTGCGTATTGTGTTGCTGTAATCTTACCTTCCACGCCGCGATCGCCGAAGCCGCCAGGTACAAGAATACCATCTGCGTCACCAATTAATTCTTTTACATTTTCAGCTGTTACGTGCTCTGCATTGATCCAATTGATTTCAATATCCGCATCGAAAGTATAGCCTGCATGACGCAATGCTTCTACAACAGAGATATACGCATCTTGCAACTCTACATATTTTCCGACCAATGCAATTTTTGTTTTCTTAGACAGATTGCGAACCTTCTCAACAAGCGCTTGCCACTCTTGCATATCTGCAGGCTTATAATCCAATTTCAAATGATCGCAAACGATTTGATCCATGTTTTGCTCTTGAAGCGCAAGCGGTACTGCATATAATGTGTCTGCATCGCGCGCTTCAATTACTGCCTTTGGATCAATGTCACAGAACAGTGCAAGCTTGTCCTTCATATCTTGAGAAACAGGCTGCTCCGTACGTACTACGATAATGTTTGGCTGAATACCAAGGCTGCGCAATTCTTTTACACTGTGCTGCGTTGGCTTTGTTTTCATTTCACCTGCCGCTTTGATGTAAGGAATTAACGTACAGTGAATGTACATTACGTTATCGCGGCCAATATCACTCTTGATTTGACGGATAGCTTCAAGGAAAGGAAGAGACTCGATATCTCCTACAGTTCCTCCAATCTCTGTAATAATAACGTCCGCGTTTGTTTCACGACCTGCACGGAATACACGTTCTTTGATTTCATTCGTGATGTGAGGAATAACTTGTACAGTTCCTCCCAAGTAATCACCGCGGCGCTCTTTTTGCAAAACAGAAGAATATACTTTACCTGTTGTTACGTTGCTATAGCGATTTAGGTTGATGTCAATAAAGCGCTCATAGTGACCAAGGTCCAAGTCAGTCTCTGCACCATCATCTGTTACGAACACTTCACCATGCTGATAAGGGCTCATTGTTCCCGGGTCCACGTTAATATATGGGTCAAACTTCTGAATTGTCACGTTTAAACCACGATTTTTCAATAGTCTTCCTAAAGATGCAGCCGTAATCCCTTTACCTAGAGATGATACAACGCCACCTGTTACAAAAATATACTTAGTCATTAGAAAATCTCCCTTCAGTCGTTTTGGTCCCGCTCATCATGAGCTTATATAAAACGTCGCAATTTGCAACGTATGTAAGGAGCATATGTTTTATTGTTAGATTTTTTTATGTTTCTAAACAAAAAAAGAAAATAGCTCCCTATTTAATAGTAGGGAGCTATTTTCTTTTATATAAAACGTAGTTGTATCTGTTTTAAAGAGCCCAAAAATGATTCTACATAGACTCTGTGGAAAAGTCAAGGCTTATAGTTCTTCCTCTTCTTCCACTTCATCGTACTCCGCTTCATCCTCATCTACGAAATCTTCTTCTTCATCCAGATCTTCATCGATAAGTTCTTCTTCATCGATCTCTTCTAAGTCTTCATCTAAGTCCTCTAGATCCTCATCCAACTCGTCCAAGTCCTCTAGATCTTCTACTTCATCAAGATCTTCATAGTCCTCATCTTCCGCAACAAAATCGTCGAACTCATCTTCGTCGTACTTGCGCTTCTTCTTAGGCTTTGCTTGCGGTAAAATTTCTTCATCGATCTGTTCGTACGGATACCAGCTGCGCAAACCCCAACGGTTTTCTCCAATTGTAATGAACCGTCCATCGATATTTAAATCTGTATAAAATTGAGCAATTCTTGCCGCAACCTCTTCTTGGGATAAATTAAGCACGTTAGAGATTTCTTTCACAAGCTGTGAAAACTCAATCGCTTCTTTTCTGCCTTCCATAATTGAATACGTTACTTCAATCATGGATAGTTCTTTTAACTCTTCTGGTGAATACTGTTGTAAATTCACGGTCGAGGCACTTCCTTTCTCTCAAAATAATGCATTAATAGGCCTGTACAAAAAAATACATACTATTCATTATAAACAATTCTATATGGATTATGCTATATATGGAACGTAAAAAAAGATGTTTTTTCATACCTGGTAGCATGTGAGCTACCCCCACTTATTGGCTTTATCACTTGAAGCGGAGACTTCTGAGCAACTTTAGTTACTATTCTTTCTACCCTATTAAAAAAGGGAAATCAAAATGATTTCCCTTACATGTTCCGGCGATACTGTCCGCCTACTTCATATAAAGCCTTCGTAATTTGTCCGAGACTAGCTACCTTTACCGTTTCCATCAATTCCGCAAAGATATTTCCACCAGCGATTGCTGTTTGCTGAAGGCGGGCTAGTGCTACCGCCGCTTGGTCCTTATGCGTTTCCTGGAATGCTTGTAGATTTACAATCTGCGTTTCTTTTTCTTGATATGAAGCGCGGGCAATTTCCATATTGTTCATATCTTCTTCAACCGCAGCGCTTGGATTCAAATATGTGTTTACACCAATAATCGGCAGCTCTCCTGTATGCTTTTGCATTTCGTAATGCATGGACTCATCTTGAATTTTACCGCGCTGATACTGCGTTTCCATCGCGCCTAGCACACCCCCGCGGTCATTGATGCGATCAAATTCCTGCAATACCATTTCTTCTACTAGGTCGGTTAATTCTTCAATAATAAACGAGCCCTGCAATGGATTTTCATTTTTTGTTAACCCATGCTCTTTTGTAATAATAAGCTGAATTGCCATCGCGCGGCGTACAGATTCTTCCGTTGGTGTTGTAATGGCTTCATCATACGCATTTGTATGAAGAGAATTACAATTATCATGCAGTGCCATCAAAGCCTGCAATGTAGTGCGAATATCATTGAATGCAATTTCCTGCGCATGAAGAGAGCGCCCCGATGTTTGTACATGGTACTTTAGCTTTTGACTACGCTCGTTGGCACCGTATTTTTCCTTCATTACAATCGACCAAATACGGCGAGCAACACGACCAATAACAGAATACTCCGCATCTAGGCCATTGCTGAAGAAATATGATAGATTTGGTGCAAAATCATCAATTTTCATCCCGCGGCTTAAATAATACTCTACATACGTAAAGCCGTTCGCAAGCGTAAAGGCAAGCTGTGAAATTGGGTTTGCCCCGGCCTCTGCAATATGATAGCCAGAAATGGAAACAGAATAGTAGTTTCTCACTTGATTTTGAATGAAATAATCCTGAATATCTCCCATTAAGCGCAGCGCGAACTCAGTAGAGAAAATACACGTATTTTGACCTTGGTCTTCCTTTAGAATATCCGCTTGTACGGTACCTCGCACTGTTTGTAAGGTTTTCGCCTTTACATGCAGGTACTCTTCTTCTGTCAAAGTACGTCCTAGCTCAGCTTCTTTTAGTTCAACTTGCTGCGAAATTGCTGTATTCATGAACATTGCCAAAATGATTGGCGCAGGTCCGTTAATTGTCATTGAAACAGATGTAGAAGGTGCACATAAATCGAACCCTTTATACAGCTTTTTCATATCATCGAGTGTACATACATTCACACCGCTCTCACCGATTTTTCCGAAAATGTCTGGGCGATAAGATGGATCTTCTCCGTACAAGGTAACGGAGTCAAATGCTGTACTTAAGCGCTTTGCATTGTCGTCCTTACACAAATAGTGAAAACGGCGATTCGTACGTTCCGGCGTTCCCTCCCCGGCAAACTGACGCTTCGGATCTTCATCGGCGCGCTTAAAT belongs to Ectobacillus sp. JY-23 and includes:
- a CDS encoding response regulator; protein product: MKGKILIVDDQYGIRILLNEVFQKEGYQTSQAANGFQAIDIVMKDKPDLVILDMKIPGMDGIEILKRVKAIDQDIKVILMTAYGELDMIQEAKDHGAIMHFAKPFDIDEMREAVRQELTVNA
- a CDS encoding DUF2529 domain-containing protein; its protein translation is MLKIFSTQISGYFKRIAEQEEMNIEDGARILAQALVGDGHIHIYGSHEMQAVVAEALYGAEPLQGAQELCVDEVTYADRIMIVSRFSTDKEAISLAKRLQEEGHAIVGISAVQEGTESLEQYVDAHIDTKLLKALIPDDEGVRYGFPSSIIALFAYYGLAFTVKEILSEY
- a CDS encoding serine hydrolase, with product MNNLHETVTLLLEKVDGRVSLCIEGAYTYAYHAEALHVPASLIKMPILWAGLPLNQNEQVLPHTLAKVGGSGIIDSLSSGATLTVRDLLTLMINVSDNTATNWLIERIGKSAIQSSIAEAGLTQTALQRYMMQSPEEAGGDNVTCAADMVRLLRVADHSPQRDAFYAPLLQQQFRSQLPGLLEYSDVEIANKTGSVRGVLHDAARFRRGACTLYVAVLMSDLQDVAHAGYIQARIGSALAEWMQAQ
- a CDS encoding C40 family peptidase; the protein is MLVRVPVANVWTKPVEGYELALSEQGLMKEWTESLTLEGRMQLWKENVLQTQVLLGDEVEIVKEEGDWAEVRVLSQSSSKDKKGYPGWMYKGQLREGNLQGERFVITVPEAELFDEEEREKQRIVYQTVLPLVKEEGDWVFLMTPDGLRKTKRENGAAGADLLTNGKQFIGLPYLWGGTSAFGYDCSGFTYTLARSVGVDIPRDAHDQAKAGEAVERADMQPGDLLFFAYENGKGAIHHVAVYAGEGQMLHAPKTGKCIEVIPIEGIYAEELCAIRRVI
- a CDS encoding peptide ABC transporter substrate-binding protein, with translation MKKGFAIVMATMLAVSAGCTAKQETATTEKGKAEKKVLRLNNGKEPTSFDPPIGFDNVSWVPLNNLGEGLTRLGKTHKPEAAAAESWKVSPDGKTYTFKLRKDAKWSNGEPVTAKDFEFAWKRMLSPELASSAAFLAYFIEGAEEYNTGKGSVDNVKIKAVGDYELEVVLTSPQAFFLSVISNPSFFPVPQKIVEKDPNWFKEAATFVGNGPFKLTKWEHGSEMVFEKNKHYWDNKSVKLDEIKWAMVNDVKTEYQMYKTGELDVSSVPAELAEKLLKDGEAKAEDQAGIEFYRFNLKQAPFQNAKIRQAFAMSIDQAKIAQYVKRAGQKPAYGFVGFGFKDANGKDFRQTSGDLLKTDTTKAKQLLEEGMKEENYKTLPEVTLTYNTSDTNKPVAEAIQQMIKESLGVDIKLANMEWNVFSTEQKAGKFQFSRGSFLADYGDPVNFLENFTTDNSMNRTSWSSTQFDELIAKSKKEGDEKKRFEYLYEAEKLLMKDASIVPLYFYNQVYLQQEKVTGVVRHPVGYLELKWADLK
- a CDS encoding ABC transporter ATP-binding protein; the encoded protein is MSFVDVKGLNVSFLAYGGFVHAVRDVSFSIERGETVALVGESGSGKSVTAKSIFGMTHMNKNVRMEGHIHVAGQDVMRLSPKELRQLRGRRMGMIFQDPMTSLNPTLTVETQLTEGMITHLGFTKKQARNQALELLDLVGIDNGKGRLNQYPHQFSGGQRQRIIIAIALACNPTLLIADEPTTALDVTIQAQILELLQDLKEKLDLSVLLITHDLGVVAQVADRVMVMYAGKIVETGNSESLFKNPAHPYTRALLKSVPHMRRQGGVLESIPGTPPDLFQPPRGCGFVDRCAYAMDICAAMQPPVFQNRGQEASCWLHDERAKNLFPDFHERNILIKGGLR
- a CDS encoding ABC transporter permease, producing the protein MENMEALFVKRTQKGNVEAVVRPSLSYWKDGWRRLKRNKLALTGLGFLLFLLIGAVLGPIISPYDVAHQNVVEGSQAPSSKHWFGTDELGRDLFARVWYGARISLFVGVVAALIDMTIGVLYGGIAGYKGGKTDHYMMRFVEILYGIPYLLVVILLMVAMGPGLHTILIALTITGWVGMARIVRGQVMQLRSYEFILASQTLGGSTLHILRKGLLPNTVGPILVNMTLSVPAAIFAESFLSFLGLGIQAPFASWGVLANDGLSAILTGEWWRLFFPAFFISLTMFAFNVLGDGLQDALDPKLRKGD
- a CDS encoding ABC transporter permease is translated as MVHYLIRRVISMLFTLLVIVTLTFILMHSVPGSPFNEDSGKATNEAIMANLNARYHLDEPLYMQFFYYLSSLAQGDLGISMKQSDTSVNELLARGFPVSAELGTYAVLLAVLTGVSLGVLAALRHNGVIDYLAMTLAVIGISVPSFIMATFLIQQIAVNWGILPVATWTSWKHMILPTLSLATGPTAIIARLTRSSMLEVLTQEYIQTAQAKGLHPVRIVVVHALKNAMLPVVTVLGTLVASILTGSFVIEKIFAIPGMGKYFVESINNRDYSVIMGTTVFYSILLIVMLLLVDLVYSLLDPRIKLHQQK
- a CDS encoding CTP synthase, encoding MTKYIFVTGGVVSSLGKGITAASLGRLLKNRGLNVTIQKFDPYINVDPGTMSPYQHGEVFVTDDGAETDLDLGHYERFIDINLNRYSNVTTGKVYSSVLQKERRGDYLGGTVQVIPHITNEIKERVFRAGRETNADVIITEIGGTVGDIESLPFLEAIRQIKSDIGRDNVMYIHCTLIPYIKAAGEMKTKPTQHSVKELRSLGIQPNIIVVRTEQPVSQDMKDKLALFCDIDPKAVIEARDADTLYAVPLALQEQNMDQIVCDHLKLDYKPADMQEWQALVEKVRNLSKKTKIALVGKYVELQDAYISVVEALRHAGYTFDADIEINWINAEHVTAENVKELIGDADGILVPGGFGDRGVEGKITATQYARENNVPFLGICLGMQLASIEFARNVLGLEGANSSEINPDTKYPIIDLLPEQKDVEDLGGTLRLGLYPCKLAEETKAFNAYGEPVVYERHRHRYEFNNQFRQDMEKAGFVFSGTSPDGRLVEIIELKDHPWFVASQFHPEFVSRPTRPQPLFRDFVHASLIHKESK
- the rpoE gene encoding DNA-directed RNA polymerase subunit delta, which codes for MNLQQYSPEELKELSMIEVTYSIMEGRKEAIEFSQLVKEISNVLNLSQEEVAARIAQFYTDLNIDGRFITIGENRWGLRSWYPYEQIDEEILPQAKPKKKRKYDEDEFDDFVAEDEDYEDLDEVEDLEDLDELDEDLEDLDEDLEEIDEEELIDEDLDEEEDFVDEDEAEYDEVEEEEEL